The following are from one region of the Nostoc cf. commune SO-36 genome:
- a CDS encoding tetratricopeptide repeat protein, with amino-acid sequence MAQVIYQQGDIPKAIALWEQSLEITEQIGDVKGKATTLNNMALVIADQGDIPKAIALYEQVVSTLSQISAYSDLVTVLSNLGLTDESNGLVYLAQAMWLTLRIQAPLSQTIRLIGALYNRVPQGDELEALLGTTAMFFCNYRGEGHPQLEELQEHSFKIISGAASAQGIETEEAFGNWYVQQRLNDPDYFFPRLNQRLEEIVGDGWVFERSQVVGE; translated from the coding sequence ATGGCACAAGTAATTTACCAACAAGGGGACATCCCAAAAGCGATCGCACTCTGGGAGCAATCCTTGGAAATAACTGAGCAGATTGGCGATGTCAAAGGTAAAGCCACTACCCTCAACAACATGGCACTGGTAATCGCCGACCAAGGGGACATCCCAAAAGCGATCGCACTCTACGAACAAGTTGTTTCCACACTTTCACAAATAAGTGCATACAGTGATTTGGTAACAGTTCTGAGTAATTTAGGCTTAACGGATGAAAGCAACGGTTTGGTTTATCTAGCTCAAGCAATGTGGTTAACGCTGAGGATTCAAGCCCCTTTATCCCAAACCATTCGGTTAATCGGTGCTTTATATAATAGAGTGCCTCAAGGCGATGAACTAGAAGCTTTGCTAGGAACAACGGCAATGTTCTTTTGCAACTACCGAGGTGAAGGTCATCCCCAGTTAGAGGAACTCCAAGAGCATAGTTTCAAGATTATATCAGGGGCGGCAAGTGCCCAAGGAATTGAAACAGAGGAAGCGTTTGGTAATTGGTATGTTCAGCAACGGCTAAATGATCCAGATTATTTCTTCCCCCGACTTAATCAACGTCTAGAGGAGATTGTCGGCGATGGGTGGGTGTTTGAGCGCAGTCAGGTTGTGGGGGAGTAA
- a CDS encoding type II toxin-antitoxin system VapB family antitoxin yields the protein MTIITIDDELINEIIAVSHYKNPQEAVIKILSNYLQQQKKEQQKKELPLFERLRFIDDESAEDDIASLFERDRDTGRNFEL from the coding sequence ATGACCATTATCACAATAGATGATGAACTAATTAATGAAATTATCGCAGTCAGTCACTATAAAAATCCACAGGAAGCAGTCATTAAAATATTATCTAATTACTTGCAGCAGCAAAAAAAAGAACAGCAAAAAAAAGAACTGCCTTTATTTGAGCGACTACGTTTTATAGACGACGAATCTGCTGAAGATGATATCGCCTCGTTGTTTGAACGTGATAGAGACACAGGTAGGAATTTTGAACTATGA
- a CDS encoding DUF433 domain-containing protein, whose amino-acid sequence MDWQQYIHSDPKILLGKPTVKGTRLSVEFLLGLFAAGWTEQQVVENYPTLTPEALRAVFVFTAECMREESFL is encoded by the coding sequence ATGGACTGGCAACAGTACATTCATTCAGACCCCAAAATTCTGCTGGGTAAGCCGACTGTCAAAGGAACTCGTTTATCTGTAGAGTTCTTATTGGGTTTGTTTGCAGCAGGATGGACAGAACAACAAGTGGTAGAAAACTATCCTACTCTAACTCCAGAAGCATTAAGGGCAGTATTTGTTTTTACAGCAGAGTGTATGCGTGAAGAATCTTTTCTATAA
- a CDS encoding type II toxin-antitoxin system VapC family toxin: protein MEQLFLSSITIAEIKKGIYKIQDSQPERYQKLKIWLQRVKIEFTSHILPLTDDILDNWAKFSANAELKGKKLAVMDSLIAATAHHKLTLVTRNVDDFKLTPVKIMNPYSLV from the coding sequence ATTGAACAACTATTTTTAAGTAGTATTACTATCGCTGAAATAAAAAAAGGGATTTATAAGATCCAAGACTCACAACCTGAACGATATCAAAAACTAAAAATATGGCTGCAAAGAGTAAAAATTGAATTCACTTCTCATATTTTACCGCTAACCGATGATATTTTAGATAATTGGGCAAAATTTTCTGCAAATGCCGAATTGAAAGGTAAAAAATTAGCTGTAATGGATAGTCTAATTGCCGCAACAGCACATCATAAATTAACTTTAGTTACCCGTAATGTTGATGATTTTAAACTGACACCAGTTAAAATTATGAATCCTTATAGTCTTGTGTAA